A section of the Streptomyces sp. NBC_01591 genome encodes:
- a CDS encoding aspartate dehydrogenase domain-containing protein, whose translation MSTVRKVGVVGWGAIGRVVGTALADGQVGGAELVCVVDNRPLGEAAPARQVTFEEALELCDLIVEAAGQGVVREWGERVLASGTDLLIASSGALTDDELAKRLLAAGPGRVYFTGGAVGGLDLLQAARSLGPLDEVRLTTTKLPSTLEQPWMDEELLTRMRTATGPVEVMSGTAREVPVKFPKSTNVAASVALAVGDLDAVRVQVVADPAAHHTRHVIEASGPHGAYRFEVAHLPDPGNPATSQVVPYAVLRSLAALAGRTGQIL comes from the coding sequence ATGAGCACCGTACGCAAAGTTGGCGTGGTCGGCTGGGGTGCGATCGGCCGGGTCGTCGGCACCGCCCTCGCCGATGGGCAGGTGGGCGGCGCCGAGCTGGTGTGCGTCGTCGACAACCGGCCCCTCGGTGAAGCCGCGCCCGCGCGTCAGGTCACCTTCGAGGAGGCCCTGGAACTCTGCGACCTGATCGTCGAGGCCGCGGGCCAGGGCGTCGTGCGGGAGTGGGGAGAGCGGGTGCTGGCCTCCGGCACCGATCTGCTGATCGCCTCCAGCGGGGCGCTGACCGACGACGAGCTGGCGAAGCGGCTGCTCGCGGCGGGACCGGGCCGGGTGTACTTCACGGGCGGCGCCGTCGGCGGTCTCGACCTGCTCCAGGCGGCACGCTCGCTCGGCCCGCTGGACGAGGTCCGCCTTACCACCACCAAGCTGCCATCGACCCTCGAACAGCCCTGGATGGACGAGGAGTTGCTGACCCGGATGCGGACGGCAACCGGACCGGTCGAGGTCATGTCCGGCACCGCCCGCGAGGTTCCGGTGAAGTTCCCCAAGTCGACGAACGTGGCCGCGTCGGTCGCGCTGGCCGTCGGCGACCTGGACGCTGTGCGGGTCCAGGTCGTCGCCGACCCGGCGGCACACCACACCCGGCATGTGATCGAGGCGTCCGGCCCGCACGGTGCATACCGCTTCGAGGTCGCGCATCTCCCCGACCCGGGCAATCCGGCGACCAGCCAGGTCGTGCCGTACGCGGTCCTGCGCAGCCTCGCGGCGCTCGCCGGACGGACGGGGCAAATCCTTTGA